The genome window CATCGAGATCCAGCGCGCGGGCGATGAGGTACAGCGCCCGGAGGCTGGGATTCAACGTATCGGCGTCGCCGTCGGCCTCGATCTGCTGCACTCGGCGCAGGGAAACACCCGACCGACGCGCGAGGTCCGGCTGGCTCATCTCCAACGCGAGGCGGCGATCGCGGACCGCCCGCGACACGCGCCGCACGATCGTCGTCCAGCCATCCGCCACCCTTCCGCATTCCGGCGGCCTCGCCGACCGACCAGCGCAATATATTGCGGGTTACGAATGCTCCCGCGGAGAAGACCGCCGCCCACTCCCTTCGGGCCGGAGGTCCTCGTGCGTCCCATCCTCGCCACCCTCGTCATGATCGTTTCGCTCTCCGCGTGCGGAGGCGGCGGGACGGATGGAGGAACGGGCGACGCGAGCAGGGCGGTACGCGAAGCGCTCGCAGCCCGGCCGCCGACCGTCGAGGTCCCCCTCTCGTTCTGCAACCCGCGCACCGA of Candidatus Sulfotelmatobacter sp. contains these proteins:
- a CDS encoding helix-turn-helix transcriptional regulator, which codes for MADGWTTIVRRVSRAVRDRRLALEMSQPDLARRSGVSLRRVQQIEADGDADTLNPSLRALYLIARALDLDVVELLSPQPRDRPARKRAPRKDKETKG